A region of Paraburkholderia largidicola DNA encodes the following proteins:
- the aceF gene encoding dihydrolipoyllysine-residue acetyltransferase, which yields MSQAIEVKVPDIGDYKDIPVIEVLVKAGDTVEKEQSLVTLESDKATMDVPSPASGTVKEVKVKLGDTVSEGTLIVLLDGEGGAAAAKPAQGNGAAAPAATPAPAAAPAPAPAAKGGGVQEVKVPDIGDYKDVPVIEVGVKVGDRVEKEQSLVTLESDKATMDVPSPAAGIVKEIKVKVGDNVSEGTLIVLLEGDSGAAAAPAPAPAAAKHEEKPSDAPAAPSPAPAQPSALAQAPVIPAGEGGAYRVSHASPSVRKFARELGVDVSRVSGTGPKGRITQDDVTAFVKGVMTGQRAAPAAAAAPAAAGGGELGLLPWPKIDFTKFGPVDPKPLSRIKKISGANLHRNWVMIPHVTNNDEADITELEELRVKLNKENEKSGVKFTMLAFVIKAVVAALKKFPTFNTSLDGDNLVYKQYYNVGFAADTPNGLVVPVIRDADKKGLVDIAKEMAELSKLAREGKLKPDQMQGGCFSISSLGGIGGTNFTPIINAPEVAILGLSRGAMKPVWDGKQFVPRLMLPMSLSYDHRVIDGAEAARFNAYLGSILADFRRVIL from the coding sequence ATGAGCCAAGCGATCGAAGTCAAGGTGCCGGACATCGGCGATTACAAGGACATCCCTGTAATCGAGGTGCTGGTGAAGGCGGGTGATACCGTCGAGAAAGAGCAATCCCTCGTCACGCTGGAATCCGACAAGGCGACGATGGATGTGCCGAGCCCCGCGTCGGGCACGGTCAAGGAAGTGAAGGTCAAGCTTGGCGACACGGTGTCGGAAGGCACGCTGATCGTGCTGCTCGACGGCGAAGGCGGCGCGGCTGCTGCGAAGCCTGCGCAGGGCAATGGCGCGGCTGCGCCTGCTGCAACGCCGGCCCCGGCTGCGGCTCCCGCTCCCGCGCCCGCTGCCAAGGGCGGCGGCGTGCAGGAAGTGAAGGTCCCCGATATCGGCGACTACAAAGATGTGCCCGTGATCGAAGTCGGCGTGAAGGTCGGCGACCGCGTCGAGAAGGAACAGTCGCTCGTCACGCTCGAATCGGACAAGGCAACGATGGACGTGCCGAGCCCGGCGGCCGGCATCGTCAAGGAAATCAAGGTCAAGGTCGGCGACAACGTGTCGGAAGGCACGCTGATCGTGCTGCTCGAAGGCGATAGCGGCGCGGCCGCTGCGCCCGCGCCGGCACCCGCTGCCGCGAAGCACGAAGAAAAGCCGTCGGATGCGCCCGCTGCGCCGTCGCCCGCTCCCGCGCAGCCGTCCGCGCTCGCGCAGGCGCCCGTCATTCCCGCAGGCGAAGGCGGCGCGTATCGCGTGAGCCATGCGTCGCCGTCGGTGCGCAAGTTCGCGCGCGAACTGGGCGTCGATGTGTCGCGCGTCTCGGGCACGGGTCCGAAGGGTCGTATTACGCAGGATGACGTCACCGCATTCGTCAAGGGCGTGATGACCGGTCAGCGCGCTGCGCCCGCTGCGGCGGCTGCACCTGCTGCTGCCGGTGGTGGCGAACTCGGTCTGCTGCCGTGGCCGAAGATCGACTTCACGAAGTTCGGTCCGGTCGATCCGAAGCCGCTGTCGCGCATCAAGAAGATTTCCGGCGCGAACCTGCATCGCAACTGGGTCATGATTCCGCACGTCACGAACAACGACGAAGCGGACATCACCGAGCTGGAAGAGCTGCGCGTCAAGCTGAACAAGGAAAACGAGAAGTCAGGCGTCAAGTTCACGATGCTCGCGTTCGTGATCAAGGCGGTCGTCGCGGCGCTCAAGAAATTCCCGACGTTCAATACGAGCCTCGATGGCGATAACCTCGTGTACAAGCAGTACTACAACGTGGGTTTTGCTGCCGATACGCCGAACGGTCTCGTCGTGCCCGTGATCCGCGATGCGGACAAGAAGGGTCTCGTCGACATCGCGAAGGAAATGGCCGAGCTGTCGAAGCTCGCGCGCGAAGGCAAGCTCAAGCCCGACCAGATGCAAGGCGGCTGCTTCTCGATCTCGTCGCTGGGCGGGATTGGCGGGACGAACTTCACGCCGATCATCAATGCGCCTGAAGTCGCGATTCTTGGGCTGTCGCGTGGTGCGATGAAGCCGGTGTGGGATGGCAAGCAGTTCGTGCCGCGTCTCATGCTGCCGATGTCGCTGTCGTATGACCATCGCGTGATCGACGGGGCTGAAGCTGCGCGCTTCAATGCGTATCTTGGGTCGATTCTTGCCGATTTCCGGCGTGTGATTCTTTGA
- the lpdA gene encoding dihydrolipoyl dehydrogenase, with protein sequence MQEIKVPDIGDYKDVPVIEVAVKVGDRVEKEQSLVTLESDKATMDVPSPAAGVVKEIKVKVGDNVSEGTLIVLLEGEGAAAAPAPKAAPAPAPAAAAAPAPQAGSYSGSADIECDMLVIGAGPGGYSAAFRSADLGMKTVLVERYSTLGGVCLNVGCIPSKALLHTALVIDEAAALGSHGISFGKPQIDLDKLRDFKSGVVKKLTGGLAGMAKARKVEVVTGVGTFVDPHHMEVQGEGGKKVVKFKQAIIAAGSQAVKLPFIPEDPRVVDSTGALELRQIPKRMLVIGGGIIGLEMATVYATLGAQIDVVEMLDGLMAGADRDLVKVWEKFNSKRFTNVMLKTKTTAAEAKPDGIYVSFEGEKAPAEPQRYDLVLVAVGRSPNGKKIGADKAGVAVTDRGFIEVDKQMRTNVPHIFAIGDVVGQPMLAHKAVHEGHVAAEAAHGEKAYFDALQIPSVAYTDPEVAWAGKTEDQCKAEGIKYGKAVFPWAASGRAIANGRDEGFTKLIFDEETHRVIGGGIVGLNAGDLISEVCLAVEMGADATDIGKTIHPHPTLGESIGMAAELYEGVCTDLPPQKKK encoded by the coding sequence GTGCAGGAAATCAAAGTGCCGGATATCGGCGACTATAAAGATGTGCCCGTGATCGAAGTCGCGGTGAAGGTCGGCGATCGCGTCGAGAAAGAGCAGTCGCTCGTCACGCTCGAATCCGACAAGGCAACCATGGACGTGCCGAGCCCGGCCGCCGGCGTTGTCAAGGAAATCAAGGTCAAGGTCGGCGACAACGTGTCTGAAGGCACGCTGATCGTGCTGCTCGAAGGCGAGGGCGCCGCGGCTGCGCCCGCTCCGAAGGCAGCGCCTGCACCTGCGCCCGCTGCTGCCGCGGCGCCCGCGCCGCAAGCGGGCAGCTATTCGGGTTCCGCCGATATCGAGTGCGACATGCTCGTGATCGGCGCAGGGCCTGGCGGCTACTCGGCGGCATTCCGCTCGGCCGACCTCGGCATGAAGACGGTGCTGGTGGAACGCTACTCGACGCTCGGCGGCGTGTGTCTGAACGTCGGTTGTATTCCGTCGAAGGCGCTGCTGCATACGGCGCTGGTGATCGACGAAGCGGCTGCGCTCGGCTCGCACGGCATTTCGTTCGGCAAGCCGCAGATCGATCTCGACAAACTGCGCGACTTCAAGTCGGGCGTCGTCAAGAAGCTGACGGGCGGTCTCGCTGGCATGGCGAAGGCGCGCAAGGTCGAAGTCGTGACGGGTGTCGGCACGTTCGTCGATCCGCATCACATGGAAGTGCAGGGTGAGGGCGGCAAGAAGGTCGTCAAGTTCAAGCAGGCGATCATCGCGGCTGGCTCGCAGGCCGTGAAGCTGCCGTTCATTCCGGAAGATCCGCGCGTAGTCGATTCGACGGGTGCGCTGGAACTGCGTCAGATTCCGAAGCGCATGCTGGTGATCGGTGGCGGCATCATCGGGCTGGAAATGGCGACGGTGTACGCGACGCTCGGCGCGCAGATCGACGTGGTCGAAATGCTCGACGGCCTGATGGCGGGCGCGGACCGCGATCTCGTGAAGGTCTGGGAGAAGTTCAACAGCAAGCGTTTCACCAACGTGATGCTGAAGACCAAGACGACGGCTGCGGAAGCGAAGCCGGATGGCATCTACGTGTCGTTCGAAGGCGAGAAGGCTCCCGCCGAGCCGCAACGCTACGATCTCGTGCTGGTTGCCGTGGGCCGCAGCCCGAACGGCAAGAAGATCGGCGCGGACAAGGCAGGCGTGGCGGTGACGGATCGCGGCTTCATCGAAGTCGACAAGCAGATGCGCACCAACGTGCCGCACATCTTCGCGATCGGCGATGTCGTCGGTCAGCCGATGCTGGCGCACAAGGCCGTGCACGAAGGCCACGTCGCGGCGGAAGCGGCGCATGGCGAGAAGGCGTACTTCGACGCGCTGCAGATTCCATCGGTGGCTTACACCGATCCGGAAGTGGCATGGGCGGGCAAGACGGAAGACCAGTGCAAGGCCGAAGGCATCAAGTATGGCAAGGCAGTGTTCCCATGGGCTGCCTCAGGTCGTGCGATCGCCAATGGTCGCGATGAGGGCTTTACGAAGCTGATCTTCGATGAGGAGACGCATCGCGTGATCGGCGGCGGGATTGTCGGTCTGAATGCGGGCGATCTGATCAGCGAAGTGTGTCTCGCGGTGGAGATGGGCGCTGACGCGACGGATATCGGGAAGACGATTCATCCGCACCCGACGCTTGGGGAGTCGATTGGGATGGCTGCCGAGTTGTATGAAGGTGTTTGTACGGATCTGCCGCCGCAGAAGAAGAAGTAA
- a CDS encoding IS481 family transposase: MPWDVKDTMNRREDFVCEAATQALPFSELCRKFKITRQTGYKWLARHKSEGSKGLADRSRRPHHSPTRSPEHIEALVLDLRREHGWGGRKIARRLRDLGQIEVPAPATITEILRRHGLIDEQASRQRQHWQRFEHEHPNSLWQMDFKGDFPTLESGRCAPLTVIDDHSRYNIVLSACARTTTGIVQAELERAFRCYGLPSRINTDNGAPWGSPSAPGQLTELAVWLIRLGIQVSYSRPYHPQTNGKDERFHRSLKAEVLERHTFTTHAHVQQVLDRWRQVYNTERPHEALDMAVPVTRYACSLRRMPERLPEPEYGCGDEVLQVNASGVVRVRGEKVKLSIALKGLQVAARPSENEDGVIELWFAHQRVAKLDLKTVKP, from the coding sequence ATGCCCTGGGATGTAAAAGACACCATGAATCGTCGCGAAGACTTCGTCTGCGAGGCCGCCACACAGGCGCTCCCGTTCAGCGAGCTATGCCGTAAATTCAAGATCACCCGCCAGACCGGCTACAAGTGGCTCGCCCGCCACAAGTCTGAGGGTAGCAAGGGGCTGGCCGACCGCTCCCGGCGCCCGCATCACAGCCCCACACGCTCACCGGAGCACATCGAGGCACTGGTGCTGGACCTGCGCCGCGAGCATGGCTGGGGCGGACGCAAGATCGCACGGCGCCTGCGCGATCTGGGCCAGATTGAGGTTCCCGCGCCCGCCACCATCACCGAGATCCTGCGACGCCACGGGCTCATTGACGAGCAGGCGTCCCGCCAGCGCCAGCACTGGCAACGCTTCGAGCACGAGCATCCGAACTCGTTGTGGCAGATGGACTTCAAGGGCGACTTCCCGACGCTGGAGAGCGGGCGCTGCGCGCCGCTGACGGTCATCGATGACCACTCGCGCTACAACATCGTGCTGAGCGCCTGCGCGCGCACCACCACCGGGATCGTGCAGGCAGAGCTTGAGCGGGCGTTTCGCTGCTACGGGCTGCCATCGCGCATCAACACCGACAACGGCGCGCCGTGGGGCTCGCCCAGTGCGCCGGGGCAGCTCACCGAGCTCGCGGTCTGGCTGATCCGGCTGGGCATCCAGGTGAGCTATAGCCGCCCGTATCACCCGCAGACCAATGGCAAGGATGAACGGTTTCACCGCTCGCTGAAGGCCGAAGTGCTGGAGCGGCACACGTTCACCACGCACGCGCACGTGCAGCAGGTACTGGATCGCTGGCGGCAGGTGTACAACACCGAGCGTCCGCATGAGGCACTGGACATGGCGGTGCCGGTCACCCGCTACGCGTGCAGCCTGCGCAGGATGCCGGAGCGGCTGCCCGAGCCCGAATACGGTTGCGGCGATGAAGTGCTACAGGTCAATGCAAGCGGCGTGGTGCGCGTGCGAGGCGAGAAAGTGAAGCTCTCGATTGCGCTCAAGGGGCTGCAGGTGGCAGCCCGCCCGAGCGAAAACGAAGACGGAGTGATCGAGCTCTGGTTTGCCCATCAGCGAGTCGCAAAACTTGACCTGAAGACAGTAAAACCCTGA
- a CDS encoding phasin family protein has protein sequence MTLLTPEQFAAAQKANLETLFGLTSKAFEGVEKLVELNLQVVKSTIAEGQENAQRALSVKDAQELLALQASLTQPVAEKVLSYGRHLYEIASATQAEFARVAEAQYEEQNKKVQALVENVAKNAPAGSETAVAVIKSAITAANTTYETVHKATKQAVEIAESNFNAAATAASKAASQAAAQASRTAASAKKAAV, from the coding sequence ATGACTCTGCTGACCCCTGAGCAATTCGCCGCAGCACAGAAGGCCAACCTCGAAACGCTGTTCGGCCTGACTTCGAAGGCATTCGAAGGCGTCGAAAAGCTGGTCGAGCTGAATCTCCAGGTCGTCAAGTCGACGATCGCTGAAGGCCAGGAAAACGCACAACGCGCGCTGTCGGTGAAGGACGCACAAGAACTGCTCGCGCTGCAAGCCAGCCTGACGCAGCCGGTGGCCGAGAAGGTTCTGTCGTACGGCCGTCACCTGTATGAAATCGCATCGGCTACGCAAGCTGAGTTCGCGCGCGTTGCTGAAGCGCAATACGAAGAGCAGAACAAGAAGGTGCAGGCGCTCGTCGAGAACGTCGCGAAGAACGCACCGGCTGGTTCGGAAACGGCTGTCGCCGTGATCAAGTCGGCCATCACGGCCGCGAACACGACGTACGAAACGGTTCACAAGGCAACGAAGCAGGCTGTCGAAATCGCTGAAAGCAACTTCAATGCGGCTGCTACGGCTGCATCGAAGGCTGCATCGCAAGCTGCTGCTCAGGCTTCGCGCACGGCAGCTTCGGCCAAGAAGGCTGCTGTCTGA
- the pbpG gene encoding D-alanyl-D-alanine endopeptidase, which yields MKTDMFSSLKVMHGAALSTALSVAASVVIAAAFAAPVDAFAASATAPAKSAKAGKKPSKKAAAEQVSSKSSKAAKDVKAAAKDDDDQPRTVSKKRRVSYTVNGRHHSVVRRVAFEPRQPSVGTAFGLHETPDALMLRSSVAYVVDQNTSESLFDKNSRAVVPIASITKLMTAMVVLDSKAAMTEQVEVTDEDRDYEKNTGSRLSVGSVLSREDMLHIALMASENRAAAALSRYFPGGRPAFMAAMNAKAKALGMTDTHFENPTGLTSQNVSSARDLVKMVNAAYQYPMIRKFSTDRSYEVYTGKRTIAYNSTNALVRNPTWDIGLQKTGFINEAGECLVMQATIHDRPMIMVLLDSSGKYSRFADAQRLRTWIDNGGEQRITSADANGAGT from the coding sequence ATGAAAACCGACATGTTTTCGTCACTGAAAGTGATGCACGGCGCGGCGCTCAGCACCGCTCTGTCGGTGGCTGCCTCGGTGGTCATCGCAGCGGCTTTTGCCGCGCCGGTGGACGCATTCGCCGCCTCCGCCACGGCGCCTGCCAAGTCCGCGAAAGCCGGCAAGAAGCCTTCGAAGAAGGCCGCTGCCGAGCAAGTCTCCAGCAAGTCGTCGAAGGCCGCCAAGGATGTCAAGGCCGCCGCGAAGGACGACGACGACCAGCCCCGTACCGTTTCGAAGAAGCGCCGCGTCTCGTACACGGTGAACGGCCGCCATCACTCGGTCGTGCGCCGCGTCGCGTTCGAGCCGCGCCAGCCGTCCGTCGGCACGGCCTTCGGCCTGCACGAAACGCCGGACGCGCTGATGCTGCGTTCGAGCGTCGCCTACGTGGTCGACCAGAACACGTCTGAGTCGCTGTTCGACAAGAACTCGCGCGCCGTCGTGCCCATCGCGTCGATCACCAAGCTGATGACGGCGATGGTCGTGCTCGATTCAAAGGCGGCGATGACCGAGCAGGTCGAAGTCACGGACGAAGACCGCGACTACGAGAAGAACACCGGCTCGCGCCTGTCCGTCGGCTCGGTGCTTTCGCGTGAAGACATGCTGCACATCGCGCTGATGGCGTCGGAAAACCGCGCGGCGGCAGCCCTGTCGCGTTACTTCCCGGGTGGCCGTCCCGCTTTCATGGCCGCGATGAACGCGAAGGCGAAGGCGCTCGGCATGACCGACACGCACTTCGAAAACCCGACGGGCCTGACGAGCCAGAACGTATCGAGCGCGCGCGACCTCGTGAAGATGGTCAACGCCGCTTATCAGTACCCGATGATCCGCAAGTTCTCGACCGATCGCAGCTACGAGGTCTACACGGGCAAGCGCACGATCGCGTACAACAGCACCAACGCGCTGGTACGCAACCCGACGTGGGACATCGGCCTGCAGAAGACGGGCTTCATCAACGAAGCGGGCGAGTGCCTCGTGATGCAGGCGACGATCCACGATCGTCCGATGATCATGGTGCTGCTCGATTCGTCGGGCAAGTACTCGCGTTTCGCCGATGCGCAGCGTCTGCGCACGTGGATCGACAACGGCGGCGAACAGCGCATCACCAGCGCGGACGCCAATGGCGCCGGGACCTGA
- a CDS encoding IclR family transcriptional regulator — translation MSDTNPDPKTSIQVIERMMRLLDALAAHSDPVSLKELAQRTDLHPSTAHRILNDMVTCRLVDRSDPGTYRLGMRLLELGNLVKARLSVRDAALMPMRELHRLTGQTVNLSVRQGDEIVYIERAYSERSGMQVVRAIGGRAPLHLTSVGKLFLAADESTRVRAYATRTGLSGHTQNSITDLTKLERELSHVRQQACARDNEELELGVRCIAAGIYDDTGKLVAGLSLSAPADRLQDSWLGQLSKTALVISESLGYHPQVQHASASAHPM, via the coding sequence ATGAGCGATACGAACCCGGACCCCAAGACGTCGATTCAGGTGATCGAACGCATGATGCGCCTGCTGGATGCCCTCGCCGCGCATAGCGACCCGGTCAGCCTGAAGGAACTTGCGCAACGCACTGATCTTCACCCGTCCACCGCCCATCGCATTCTGAACGACATGGTGACCTGCCGGCTGGTGGATCGCTCGGACCCCGGCACTTACCGCCTGGGCATGCGGCTGCTGGAACTGGGCAATCTCGTCAAGGCGCGCCTGTCGGTGCGCGACGCAGCGCTGATGCCGATGCGAGAACTGCACCGGCTGACGGGTCAGACCGTCAACCTGTCGGTGCGTCAGGGCGACGAGATCGTCTATATCGAGCGCGCCTATTCCGAACGCTCGGGCATGCAGGTGGTGCGTGCCATCGGCGGCCGTGCGCCGCTGCATCTGACATCGGTGGGCAAGCTGTTTCTCGCCGCCGACGAATCGACCCGCGTGCGGGCCTACGCGACCCGCACGGGCCTGTCGGGCCACACGCAGAACAGCATCACCGATCTCACCAAGCTCGAACGCGAACTGTCGCACGTGCGCCAGCAGGCATGCGCGCGCGACAACGAAGAACTCGAACTGGGCGTACGCTGCATCGCAGCCGGCATTTATGACGATACGGGCAAGCTCGTCGCGGGCCTGTCGCTGTCGGCACCGGCTGATCGCCTGCAGGACTCGTGGCTCGGCCAGTTGAGCAAGACTGCGCTGGTCATTTCCGAATCGCTCGGCTATCACCCGCAAGTGCAGCACGCAAGCGCTTCAGCACACCCGATGTAA
- a CDS encoding (Fe-S)-binding protein produces the protein MRVGFFVTCLIDLMRPEIGFSALKLIERAGYEVFVPPAQTCCGQPAYNSGDRRIARDLAEKTLREFEQYDYVVVPSGSCGGMIRAHYGDLFADDPELMGRFARLRPKVYELTDFLATVAKVELSPGEFQGPVTYHDSCSGLRELGVKQQPRALLAQAGVAVTEMKDCEHCCGFGGTFAVKFGDISTAIVDEKCANIHASGTQAVVLGDLGCMLNIEGRLRRTGDTTTRVLHIAQVLAGDA, from the coding sequence ATGCGAGTCGGTTTTTTCGTTACCTGCCTGATCGATCTGATGCGCCCCGAAATCGGCTTCTCCGCGCTCAAGCTGATCGAGCGCGCGGGCTATGAGGTGTTCGTGCCGCCCGCGCAAACCTGCTGCGGACAGCCGGCCTACAACTCCGGCGACCGGCGCATCGCGCGCGATCTCGCGGAAAAGACGCTGCGCGAGTTCGAGCAATACGATTACGTGGTCGTGCCGTCCGGCTCGTGCGGCGGGATGATCCGTGCGCATTACGGCGATCTGTTTGCCGACGATCCCGAACTGATGGGACGCTTCGCGCGGCTTCGCCCAAAGGTCTACGAACTCACCGATTTCCTTGCCACTGTCGCGAAGGTCGAACTGTCGCCGGGCGAATTCCAGGGGCCGGTGACGTATCACGACTCGTGTTCGGGACTGCGCGAACTGGGCGTGAAGCAGCAGCCGCGCGCGTTGCTCGCACAGGCGGGCGTCGCCGTGACCGAGATGAAGGACTGCGAGCACTGCTGCGGCTTCGGCGGTACGTTTGCGGTGAAGTTCGGCGATATCTCGACGGCCATCGTCGACGAGAAGTGCGCGAATATTCACGCGAGCGGCACGCAAGCCGTCGTGCTGGGTGATCTCGGCTGCATGCTGAACATAGAAGGGCGCCTGCGACGTACGGGCGATACGACGACGCGCGTGCTGCACATCGCGCAGGTTCTGGCGGGCGACGCCTGA
- a CDS encoding LutB/LldF family L-lactate oxidation iron-sulfur protein produces MQVQTMQFKARAGQKLADQRLQQNLTKLSTKFVSARASAMLAIDFPATRAALKERRNRALENLDVWLETFEREATRRGVTVLFAETTQDAAKLVADIARKHDVKKVIKTKSMVSEEMRLNEVLGQMGVQSIETDLGEYILQINDNEPPSHIIAPVVHKDKEEIADLFAKTHQKPRLTEIPEMTREAREMLRPHFMTADMGVTGGNFVIAETGSVALVTNEGNEGMCTVMPRVHVAVTGIEKVLPTLEDLATAMRLLPRSATGQDVSNYFSVLTGPRREGDQDGPEHMYVVLVDGGRTGLIGGDFQEMLRCIRCGACMNHCPVYQKVGGHTYGWVYPGPMGSVLTPSYVGIEKALDLPQAATLCGECNSVCPVGIPLSDLLRKLRERQVERHLRPWQERYGLAVWGYLAMHPGAYRLLTKVAVRILERMGGNRKSIAKLPLGGGWTNTREMPAPVGRTFRELYAASKTHIG; encoded by the coding sequence ATGCAAGTTCAAACGATGCAGTTCAAGGCGCGCGCGGGCCAGAAGCTCGCCGACCAGCGCCTTCAGCAGAACCTCACCAAGCTGTCGACGAAATTCGTGTCGGCGCGCGCGTCGGCGATGCTGGCGATCGACTTCCCCGCCACGCGCGCCGCGCTCAAGGAGCGCCGCAACCGCGCGCTGGAGAACCTCGACGTCTGGCTGGAGACCTTCGAGCGCGAGGCGACGCGGCGCGGCGTCACCGTGCTGTTCGCCGAGACGACGCAAGACGCAGCGAAGCTCGTCGCCGATATCGCGCGCAAGCACGATGTGAAGAAGGTGATCAAGACGAAGTCCATGGTGTCCGAGGAAATGCGCCTGAACGAGGTGCTGGGACAGATGGGCGTGCAGTCGATCGAAACCGATCTCGGCGAATACATTCTGCAGATCAACGACAACGAGCCGCCGAGCCACATCATCGCGCCCGTCGTCCACAAGGACAAGGAAGAGATCGCCGACCTGTTCGCGAAGACGCACCAGAAGCCGCGTCTGACGGAAATTCCGGAGATGACGCGCGAGGCCCGCGAGATGCTGCGCCCGCACTTCATGACGGCTGACATGGGCGTGACGGGCGGCAACTTCGTGATCGCGGAGACGGGCTCGGTTGCGCTCGTGACCAACGAAGGCAACGAGGGCATGTGCACGGTGATGCCGCGCGTGCACGTCGCGGTGACGGGCATCGAAAAGGTGCTGCCGACGCTCGAAGATCTCGCGACGGCCATGCGTCTGTTGCCGCGCTCGGCGACGGGGCAGGACGTGTCGAACTATTTCTCCGTGCTGACGGGGCCGCGTCGCGAGGGCGACCAGGACGGGCCGGAGCATATGTACGTGGTGCTCGTCGATGGCGGGCGTACCGGGCTGATCGGCGGCGACTTTCAGGAGATGCTGCGCTGTATCCGCTGCGGCGCGTGCATGAATCACTGCCCGGTGTATCAGAAGGTCGGCGGACACACGTATGGCTGGGTCTATCCGGGGCCGATGGGCTCGGTGCTGACGCCGAGCTATGTCGGCATTGAAAAGGCGCTCGATCTGCCGCAGGCGGCGACGCTATGCGGAGAATGCAACAGCGTATGCCCGGTCGGCATCCCGCTGTCGGATTTGCTGCGCAAGCTGCGCGAGCGGCAAGTGGAGCGGCATCTGCGGCCATGGCAGGAGCGCTATGGGCTCGCCGTCTGGGGCTATCTGGCGATGCATCCGGGGGCGTACCGGCTCCTCACGAAGGTCGCGGTGCGGATTCTCGAGCGGATGGGCGGCAACCGGAAGTCGATTGCAAAGCTGCCGCTAGGCGGTGGCTGGACGAATACCCGCGAGATGCCGGCGCCCGTGGGACGCACGTTCCGCGAGCTCTACGCCGCGAGCAAGACGCATATCGGGTAA
- a CDS encoding low molecular weight protein-tyrosine-phosphatase, which translates to MKTVAICFVCLGNICRSPTAEGVMRHLLADAKLADRVIVDSAGTGDWHIGEAPDERAQRAAKNRGYDLSIFRGRQITATDFERFDLIIAMDDKNVAALRQICPPAQRDKIRLLMEFATDADAPVASGAEKRAPGFDAREVVDPYFGDGEGFEIVLDQCEAACRGLIAALRPQLTP; encoded by the coding sequence ATGAAAACCGTCGCCATCTGCTTCGTGTGCCTTGGGAACATTTGCCGTTCCCCGACTGCGGAGGGCGTCATGCGGCATCTGCTGGCCGACGCGAAGCTCGCGGATCGCGTGATCGTGGATTCTGCGGGCACGGGCGACTGGCATATCGGCGAAGCGCCGGACGAACGCGCGCAGCGCGCCGCAAAAAATCGCGGTTACGATTTGTCGATATTTCGCGGCCGTCAGATCACCGCGACTGACTTCGAACGCTTCGATCTGATCATTGCGATGGACGACAAAAACGTCGCCGCGCTCAGACAGATCTGTCCGCCTGCACAGCGCGACAAGATTCGTCTGTTGATGGAATTTGCGACGGACGCGGACGCGCCGGTCGCAAGCGGCGCGGAAAAACGCGCGCCAGGTTTCGATGCACGCGAGGTCGTCGATCCGTACTTCGGCGACGGCGAGGGCTTCGAAATCGTGCTGGACCAGTGTGAAGCCGCCTGTCGTGGATTGATCGCGGCGCTGCGGCCCCAATTGACCCCGTAG
- the iscR gene encoding Fe-S cluster assembly transcriptional regulator IscR: MRLTTKGRFAVTAMIDLALRQEQGPVTLAGISQRQHISLSYLEQLFGKLRRHEIVESVRGPGGGYNLARRAEDVTVADIIIAVDEPLDATQCGGKGSCEGTKHHDGHCMTHELWSTLNQKMVEYLDSVSLKDLVDQQRSREGSTAVLRDRRTEAPAVEPRAVPKGPNSVFNMAG; encoded by the coding sequence ATGAGACTCACCACGAAAGGCCGTTTCGCCGTCACGGCGATGATCGACCTGGCATTGCGCCAGGAGCAGGGCCCGGTGACGCTTGCGGGTATCAGCCAGCGCCAACATATCTCCCTGTCCTACCTCGAGCAGCTGTTTGGCAAGCTGCGCCGTCACGAGATCGTCGAATCCGTGCGCGGGCCGGGCGGCGGCTACAACCTCGCGCGCCGCGCGGAGGATGTGACGGTCGCGGACATCATCATCGCCGTCGACGAACCGCTCGATGCCACCCAATGCGGCGGCAAGGGTTCGTGCGAAGGCACGAAGCATCACGACGGCCATTGCATGACGCATGAGCTGTGGTCGACGCTGAACCAGAAGATGGTCGAGTATCTCGACTCCGTTTCCCTGAAAGACCTGGTCGACCAGCAGCGCTCGCGCGAAGGCTCGACGGCGGTGCTGCGCGACCGGCGGACGGAAGCGCCTGCCGTGGAACCGCGCGCGGTGCCGAAAGGGCCGAATTCCGTTTTCAACATGGCCGGCTGA